The following proteins are encoded in a genomic region of Thunnus maccoyii chromosome 8, fThuMac1.1, whole genome shotgun sequence:
- the egr1 gene encoding early growth response protein 1, producing the protein MAAAKTEMILPTLQISEPLSFPHSPMDNYPKLEEVMMLSSAGTPFLTASAPEGAGFGSGEPGEQYDHLAGDTLPDIPFNCEKSVAEQAYQTQRLPPISYTGRFTLEPATTCSNSLWAEPILGLFTGLMGNIPPSSSSSSAASQTTSSSSSSVPSSSTSSSSTSSSSQSSSLSSSIHHSEPNPIYSAAPTYSSPNSDIFPDQGQAFPSSAGAVQYPPPAYPNGKTCSTSFPVPMIPDYLFPQQQGEISLVPPDQKPFQSQSSQPSLTPLSTIKAFATQTGSQDLKSVYQSQLIKPSRMRKYPTRPSKTPPHERPYACPVETCDRRFSRSDELTRHIRIHTGQKPFQCRICMRNFSRSDHLTTHIRTHTGEKPFACEICGRKFARSDERKRHTKIHLRQKDKKAEKAGAVVVTAAPVSAPSPASSYPSPITSYPSPVSSYPSPVTSCYSSPVHTSYPSPSVATTYPSVSMSSTFQSQVASSFPSSVASNIYSSPVPTPLSDMQTTLSPRTIEIC; encoded by the exons ATGGCTGCAGCCAAGACCGAGATGATCCTCCCAACCCTGCAGATCTCAGAGCCTCTGAGCTTCCCTCACTCCCCCATGGATAACTACCCCAAGCTGGAGGAGGTGATGATGCTCAGCTCTGCAGGGACCCCCTTCCTCACCGCCTCCGCACCCGAAGGTGCAGGCTTTGGCTCTGGGGAGCCAGGAGAGCAGTACGACCACCTCGCTGGAG ATACATTACCTGATATCCCCTTCAACTGTGAGAAGTCAGTGGCGGAGCAGGCCTACCAAACCCAGAGGCTGCCCCCCATCTCTTACACAGGCCGCTTCACTCTGGAGCCCGCCACCACTTGCAGCAACAGCCTCTGGGCGGAGCCAATCTTGGGCCTGTTCACTGGCCTGATGGGCAACATTCCTCCCAGctccagctcttcctctgcTGCCTCACAGACCAcctcgtcctcctcttcatccGTCCCgtcctcctccacttcctcctcttctacctcctcctcatctcagAGCTCCAGCCTCAGTTCCTCCATTCACCACAGCGAGCCCAACCCCATCTACTCAGCCGCCCCGACCTACTCCAGCCCTAACTCTGACATCTTCCCAGACCAGGGCCAGGCTTTTCCCAGCTCAGCTGGAGCAGTGCAGTACCCTCCTCCTGCCTACCCCAATGGCAAGACCTGCAGCACTAGCTTCCCTGTGCCCATGATTCCTGACTACCTCTTCCCTCAGCAGCAGGGAGAGATCAGCCTGGTGCCCCCTGACCAAAAGCCCTTCCAGAGTCAGTCAAGCCAGCCCTCCCTCACTCCTCTGTCCACCATCAAGGCCTTTGCCACCCAGACTGGTTCCCAGGACCTTAAGAGCGTCTACCAGTCCCAGCTGATTAAGCCCAGCCGCATGCGCAAGTACCCCACCCGGCCGAGCAAGACACCTCCACACGAGAGGCCCTACGCTTGCCCCGTGGAGACCTGCGATCGTCGCTTCTCACGCTCTGATGAGCTGACACGTCACATTCGCATCCACACAGGCCAGAAACCCTTCCAATGCCGCATCTGCATGCGCAACTTCAGCCGCAGCGACCACCTGACAACGCACATCCGCACTCACACCGGTGAGAAGCCCTTCGCCTGTGAGATCTGTGGACGCAAGTTCGCCCGCAGTGACGAGAGGAAGAGGCACACAAAGATCCACCTACGGCAGAAGGACAAGAAAGCAGAGAAGGCAGGAGCGGTGGTGGTAACTGCAGCGCCTGTGTCGGCTCCCTCACCTGCCTCCAGCTACCCCTCTCCCATCACCTCATACCCCTCTCCAGTGTCTTCTTACCCCTCTCCCGTCACCTCCTGTTACTCCTCTCCAGTTCACACTTCCTATCCATCTCCTTCCGTCGCTACCACCTACCCATCAGTGTCCATGTCCAGCACCTTTCAGTCCCAGGTAgcctcctccttcccctcttcaGTTGCCTCTAACATCTACAGCTCCCCCGTCCCAACTCCTCTATCAGACATGCAGACCACTCTCTCCCCAAGGACAATCGAGATTTGCTAA